The following coding sequences lie in one Saccharopolyspora hordei genomic window:
- a CDS encoding primosomal protein: protein MAQDIVPIELGLPQGDVVTLWAPRWREDGEEWEAFLGHEDDLYAFPDPAHLAAFVRTAKEHDLDDHPAWHVVTQLGADDLSPDEDHQYDLVGVPELVAEPLDTWTVGELADIVSIARSLADVCELDAVHEVLDSADGFAMLDQGTFAFSGKDGQRRWTELCKVVVERWDELLDAIDAVVTVPEVPADAVATAEAELAEALADDDTSDESDVDEVDLTEDDLGFWGEVGIDPICIITSTGAHYSLRCYLGDDPVFLGSDGKIDVFPSTRALARFLADDEAVAGTDLERVSTWPEVREKATAGELEIEVLDDNTYVLTGLDADLAAGPSEVDPTQLDLAEELLMDAAAWVGDSSVEQALQPSQPLGWLVSFVLQPSPNRLPPSGPFDAEVEAWRKLVETLETRLRTH, encoded by the coding sequence ATGGCGCAGGACATCGTCCCCATCGAGCTCGGGCTGCCGCAGGGCGACGTCGTCACCCTGTGGGCGCCACGCTGGCGCGAGGACGGCGAGGAATGGGAAGCGTTCCTCGGGCACGAGGACGACCTGTACGCGTTCCCCGACCCCGCGCACCTGGCCGCGTTCGTGCGCACCGCCAAGGAGCACGACCTCGACGACCACCCGGCCTGGCACGTGGTCACCCAGCTCGGCGCCGACGACCTGAGCCCGGACGAGGACCACCAGTACGACCTGGTCGGGGTGCCGGAGCTGGTCGCCGAGCCGCTGGACACCTGGACCGTCGGCGAGCTCGCCGACATCGTGTCGATCGCCCGCTCGCTGGCCGACGTCTGCGAGCTGGACGCGGTGCACGAGGTGCTCGACTCCGCCGACGGGTTCGCCATGCTCGACCAGGGCACCTTCGCGTTCTCCGGCAAGGACGGGCAGCGCCGCTGGACCGAGCTGTGCAAGGTCGTCGTGGAGCGCTGGGACGAGCTGCTCGACGCCATCGACGCCGTGGTCACCGTCCCGGAGGTGCCCGCCGACGCGGTCGCCACCGCCGAAGCCGAGCTCGCCGAAGCCCTCGCGGACGACGACACCTCCGACGAGTCCGACGTGGACGAGGTCGACCTCACCGAGGACGACCTCGGCTTCTGGGGCGAGGTCGGCATCGACCCGATCTGCATCATCACCAGCACCGGCGCGCACTACTCGCTGCGCTGCTACCTCGGTGACGACCCGGTCTTCCTCGGCAGCGACGGCAAGATCGACGTGTTCCCCAGCACCCGCGCGCTCGCCCGGTTCCTCGCCGACGACGAGGCGGTGGCCGGCACCGACCTGGAGCGGGTGTCGACCTGGCCGGAGGTGCGGGAGAAGGCGACCGCCGGCGAGCTGGAGATCGAGGTCCTCGACGACAACACCTACGTGCTCACCGGCCTGGACGCCGACCTCGCCGCCGGACCGTCCGAAGTGGACCCGACGCAGCTGGACCTGGCCGAGGAGCTGTTGATGGACGCCGCCGCGTGGGTGGGCGACAGCAGCGTCGAGCAGGCGCTGCAGCCGTCGCAGCCGCTGGGCTGGCTCGTCTCGTTCGTCCTGCAGCCCAGCCCGAACCGGCTCCCCCCGAGCGG
- a CDS encoding SMI1/KNR4 family protein, with protein MDVPELWAEIVRWLSEHAPVTAAALRPPAPPPDLAELEAEFAVELPEELRALWTCCGGTDPDVLADVLPPFYTPYSAIEARQAWRDHRKRWAAQWERPACDYYAGSPGSSFHPAWIPIAGDGFADELVVDLRPGPLHGCVLEWEQEAAQVLRPEWRSVAAMLSDVHRALTEGVPAGHSYPTVTEDGRLDWQIR; from the coding sequence ATGGATGTCCCGGAGCTGTGGGCCGAGATCGTGCGTTGGTTGTCCGAACACGCCCCGGTCACCGCAGCGGCCCTGCGGCCGCCCGCGCCACCCCCTGATCTCGCGGAGCTGGAGGCGGAGTTCGCCGTCGAGCTGCCGGAGGAGCTGCGCGCGTTGTGGACGTGCTGCGGGGGCACCGACCCGGACGTGCTCGCCGACGTCCTGCCTCCGTTCTACACGCCGTACAGCGCGATCGAGGCCCGCCAGGCGTGGCGCGACCACCGCAAGCGCTGGGCGGCGCAGTGGGAGCGCCCGGCGTGTGACTACTACGCGGGGTCGCCGGGGTCGAGCTTCCACCCGGCGTGGATCCCGATCGCCGGGGACGGCTTCGCCGACGAGCTGGTGGTGGACCTGCGGCCGGGGCCGTTGCACGGCTGCGTCCTGGAGTGGGAGCAGGAGGCGGCGCAGGTGCTCCGTCCGGAGTGGCGGAGCGTCGCGGCGATGCTGTCCGACGTCCACCGCGCCCTGACCGAGGGAGTCCCGGCGGGGCACAGCTACCCGACGGTCACAGAGGACGGCCGCCTCGACTGGCAGATCCGCTGA